In one Solanum lycopersicum chromosome 11, SLM_r2.1 genomic region, the following are encoded:
- the LOC138339278 gene encoding uncharacterized protein, producing the protein MYTDSPDWDSMKKNIVEYVSKCPNFQQVKAKHLKPGGFTQDDKSFDFIPVKSTDKSKDYARLYIDLIVRWNGIPLSIISDIADGQAKCTIQTLEDMLRACVIDFRVITPALEWHRFKHCMVEGVGLHLGGLSLQPANSYTDNKKRPIEFNICDQVYLKISPMNGVIRFGRKGKLSQRYFGPYEILQCVSEVAYEMALPVDLSSVHLFFHVSMLKKCLGDPISIQHVKGLGVDEDLSYEEVLF; encoded by the exons ATGTACACCGACTCGCCAGACTGGGATAGCATGAagaagaacattgttgaataTGTGTCCAAGTGTCCTAATTTTCAACAAGTTAAGGCAAaacatcttaagcctggtggtTTTACTCAG gATGACAAATCTTTcgactttatccctgtgaagtctactgACAAATCCAAGGACTatgcgagactctacattgattTGATTGTGAGATGGAATGgcattcctttgtctatcatttcagatatA gcAGATGGGCAGGCAAAGTGCACCATTCAAAcgttggaggacatgttgagagcatgtgtgattgacttcagag ttatcactccaGCATTAGAATGGCACCGTTTTAAGCACTgtatggtagaaggtgtaggtctccatttgggtggtttgag CTTACAGCCGGCAAATTCTTATACAGACAACAAAAAACGTCCCATAGAGTTTAATATTTGTGAccaggtctatttgaagatatcacctatgaatgGGGTGATAAGGtttggcaggaaggggaagttaAGTCAAAGGTATTTTGGGCCATATGAGATTCTACAGTGTGTaagtgaggtggcctatgagatGGCGTTGCCGGTGGATCTATCTTCTGTTCATCTattctttcatgtctctatgttaaagaagtgccttGGTGATCCGATATCGATTCAGCATGTTAAAGGTTTAGGAGTTGAcgaagacttgtcctatgaggaggttctTTTTTAG
- the LOC138339279 gene encoding uncharacterized protein encodes MAPFKALYGRRCRSPISWFDAFEVRPWGTDLLRESLDRVKYIQEKLLADQSRKKEYADRKFRDLEFMEVLLDENLSYEEEPVAILDREVRKQRSREIASIKVQWKNRSVEESTWEKEADMQERYPHLFSDTGTPFRPCFSSCDRSRTNDD; translated from the exons atggccccattcaaagcactgtatgggaggagatgtagatctcccattagttggtttgatgcatttgaggttagaccttggggtactgatcttctgagggaatcgttagataggGTGAAAtacattcaagaaaagcttctagcggatCAAAGTAggaagaaagaatatgcagatcgaaagtttagagacttggagtttatggagg ttctgcttgatgagaatttgtcttatgaagaggagcctgttgctattctagatagagaagtccgcaaacAGAGGTccagggagattgcatccatcaaagttcaatggaagaatcgatcagttgaagaatccacttgggagaaagaagctgatatgcaagaaagatacccacacctgttttcAGAtacaggtactccttttcgcccttgtttttcttcttgtgatcgttcgaggacgaacgatgattaa